TCACCATTGAAGGGATGCGTGCGGCCGTGAGGGATATCCCGCTTTATGCCGGAGCGGTTCTGAAATATTTGGAAAAGCGGCGAAAGGATCGGGATCCGGCTGAATAATCATTGACGGGAAAGGGAACGATGCTGACCATTAAGACACCCCTCGACGGTCTGTTGCTGATCGAACCGAAGGTCTTCGGTGATGACCGGGGGTTCTTTCTCGAAACCTATGAAAAAAAACGCTATGGCGAAGCCGGTATCTCCGATGAATTTGTCCAGGACAACCTCTCTTTTTCGCAGCATGGAGTCCTCCGGGGACTCCACTATCAGAAACCGAACAGCCAGGGCAAGCTGGTCTATGTTCTGCGGGGCGAGGTCTTTGACGTGGCCGTCGATATCCGGGCCGGTTCTCCCACCTTCGGCCAATGGTACGGCGTCACCCTCTCCTCCGAAAACCGTCGGCAGCTATGGGTCCCGGCAGGATTCGCACACGGTTTCTGCGTTACCGGGGAGGCGGCACTCTTCGCGTACAAATGCACGGACTATTATGCCCCGCAAAGCGAAGTGACGATCCGCTGGGACGATCCCGCAATCGGTATCGACTGGCCGGTGAAGGACCCAGTTATCTCGGAGAAGGATGCAAAGGGGATTCTGCTTGGGGAGATGGAAGAATCCCTTCTTTTTCGCGTGCAGGATTTAAGGAGAAGCTGAATGCCTGATCAGAAACCGGATTTGCACTCCGAACCGGTGGATGAAGTGGAGTTGATCGACTACATCCATGTTCTTTGCAAACGGAAAAAGCTGATTCTTTTTGGGACGATTCTTTGCATGCTGATTGCGGGTGTGCTGAGTTATCGGTCGCCGGATCTTTATCGTGCGACCCTGATTTTCAGGCCCGGCATGACCGGTCAGATTATCGACCAGAAAAGAGAAACCGTGGACGATGCGGACGCGATCGTAAGGAGGATCAGAAGCGGCGTCTATGACCGGGGCGTGGTTGAAAAAATCCACCCAGAAAAGGAAATTGGGAAGATTGCCTGGAAGGTTGGGCACAAGATTAACGACCACCAGATTATCGTCTCCCTCGAAGATCCGGACGGTGGTTTCGCTGCAAGGGAGTTGGAGGCGCTCTTCTCACAAATTGCGAAGGCCTACGAACCGAAAATCAGCGTTTACAAGGAACTTCTGAAGAACAGGCTCGAACGTACGCGAATCAAGATTGAGGGGCTTGATCAGCAAAAGGCTTATTTGAAAGATAAAATCAGGCAGGAAAAACTCGGGCTGAAATTGAAATTGAGCAACTTGAAAGATGAGCGGACACTCAAAGAAAGATCCATCCCGGCTCGGGAAAGACAAATTGAAGAGAAAAAACGGGCAATTCAGCAGGTACAGGGGAAGATCAAGACAGAAGAGGGGAAGATCAAGGTCAAAGAAGGTGATATTGTAACCCGACAGGGGGCGATCCGGGCCATTCAGGAGAAAATAAAGATCCTTGATGCGAAGAAGAAATCTCTTCTTTCCCGGCTTCCTCAGATCGAGAACAATTCCAAGGATCTTCTGCAGGGCAGGGATTCCCTGGCGGCGAGTCGCAAGGCGAAAAAAGACGGTATTTCGTTCCTGTTGTTT
This window of the Deltaproteobacteria bacterium genome carries:
- the rfbC gene encoding dTDP-4-dehydrorhamnose 3,5-epimerase translates to MLTIKTPLDGLLLIEPKVFGDDRGFFLETYEKKRYGEAGISDEFVQDNLSFSQHGVLRGLHYQKPNSQGKLVYVLRGEVFDVAVDIRAGSPTFGQWYGVTLSSENRRQLWVPAGFAHGFCVTGEAALFAYKCTDYYAPQSEVTIRWDDPAIGIDWPVKDPVISEKDAKGILLGEMEESLLFRVQDLRRS